Proteins from one Desmodus rotundus isolate HL8 chromosome 9, HLdesRot8A.1, whole genome shotgun sequence genomic window:
- the SREBF1 gene encoding sterol regulatory element-binding protein 1 isoform X3 encodes MDCTFEDMLQLINNQDNDFPGLFDPPYAGGGAGGTNPTSPEASSLGSLSPPQVTMSSALEGFLGGAKAIPPLLSPPQPAPTLEMCPSAPAFSPGPGVKEELVPLSVLQPSTPQPLPGTLLPQSFPAPAQFNSTPVLGYPSPPGGFSAGTPPGSTPQPLPGPSGVLPSSLHTQVQGAAPQQLLTATATTTVAPGTNSVTLQIQQVPVLLQPHFIKADSLLLTTMKADTGAPVQATGVGSLATGTAVQTGPLQTLVSGGTILATVPLVVDTDKLPINRLLASGKAPGSSQSRGEKRTAHNAIEKRYRSSINDKIIELKDLVVGTEAKLNKSAVLRKAIDYIHFLQQNNQKLKQENLSLRTAAHKSKSLKDLVSACGRNSDVPMEGIKPEVVDTLSPPPSDAGSPSQSSSSSLGSRSSGSGGSSSDSEPDSPAFEDSQQVKPEQLPSPHSRGMLDRSRLALCALVFLCLSCNPLASLLGSWGLPGPLDATSTHQGSGRNVLGTEERGGTGQHGHLWQRDGPGWAPRLVPPLVWLTNGLLVLVSLALLFVYGEPVTRPHSGPATHFWRHRKQADLDLARGDFAQAAQQLWLALQALGRPPPTSYLDLTCSLLWNLIRHLLQRLWVGRWLAGRAGGLQGDCALQADARTSAREAALVYHKLHQLHATGKYTGGHLTATSLALSAVNLAECAGDALSVATLAEIYVAAAMTVKTSLPRALHFLTRFFLRSARQACLAQSGSVPLAMQWLCHPVGHRFFVDGDWAVSSPPRESLYSSAGNPVDPLAQVTQLFREHLLERALNCVAQPSSSPASADGDREFSDALGYLQLLNSCADAAGAPACTFSIGSSMATTTGTDLVAKWWASLIAVVTHWLRRDEEAAERLYPLVECLPRVLQESKRPLPRAALHSFKAARALLGRGKAESGPACLAACEKASGYLQDSLATTPVGISIDKAMQLLLCDLLLVARTSLWLQQQPSASAQALQGPSSGALPSALELHGFQRDLSGLRRLAQSFQPAMRRVFLHEATARLMAGASPTRTQQLLDRSLRKRASSCGKGGGVELEPRPTLLLASCYLPPCFLSVPGQCGGMLAEAERMLEKLGDRRLLHDCQQMLLRLGGGTTVTSS; translated from the exons ATGGATTGCACGTTCGAAG ACATGCTTCAGCTCATCAACAACCAAGACAACGACTTCCCTGGCCTGTTTGACCCGCCCtatgctgggggcggggcagggggcaccAACCCCACCAGTCCTGAAGCCAGCTCCCTGGGCAGCTTGTCTCCACCTCAAGTCACTATGAGCTCCGCACTTGAAGGCTTTCTGGGGGGGGCCAAGGCAATACCCCCACTGttgtcccctccccagcctgcacCCACATTGGAGATGTgcccctctgctcctgccttCTCCCCTGGGCCTGGCGTCAAGGAGGAGCTGGTGCCGCTGTCTGTCctgcagccctccaccccacagcccctgccGGGGACCCTCCTGCCCCAGAGCTTTCCAGCCCCAGCGCAGTTCAACTCCACCCCTGTGTTGGGGTACCCCAGCCCTCCTGGAGGCTTTTCTGCAG GGACCCCTCCAGGGAGCACTCCACAGCCACTGCCTGGCCCGTCAGGGGTCCTGCCCTCCTCCTTGCACACCCAGGTTCAGGGTGCAGCCCCCCAGCAGCTGTTGAcagccacagccaccaccacAGTGGCCCCTGGAACAAACAGTGTGACTTTGCAGATCCAGCAGGTCCCG gtgctgctgcagcCCCACTTCATCAAGGCAGACTCGCTGCTCCTGACAACCATGAAGGCAGACACAGGAGCCCCTGTGCAGGCGACCGGAGTTGGCTCCCTGGCCACGGGCACGGCTGTGCAGACCGGACCCTTGCAG ACCCTAGTGAGCGGTGGAACCATCCTGGCGACCGTGCCGCTGGTAGTGGACACTGACAAGCTACCCATCAATCGGCTGCTGGCCAGTGGGAAGGCCCCGGGTTCGTCCCAGAGCCGTGGCGAGAAGCGCACCGCCCACAATGCCATTGAGAAGCGCTACCGTTCCTCCATCAATGACAAGATCATCGAGCTCAAGGACCTGGTAGTGGGCACTGAGGCAAAG CTGAATAAATCTGCAGTCTTGCGCAAGGCCATTGACTACATTCACTTTCTACAACAGAACAACCAGAAACTCAAGCAGGAGAACTTGAGTCTGCGTACTGCTGCCCACAAAAGCA AATCTCTGAAGGATCTGGTGTCTGCTTGTGGCAGGAACTCTGATGTGCCCATGGAGGGCATAAAGCCTGAGGTGGTGGACACACTGAGCCCACCACCTTCGGACGCCGGCTCACCCTCCCAGAGCAGCTCCTCGTCCCTTGGCAGCAGGAGTagtggcagtggtggcagcagcagtgaCTCGGAGCCCGACAGCCCAGCCTTCGAGGACAGCCAG CAGGTGAAGCCAGAGCAGCTGCCATCCCCCCATAGCCGGGGCATGTTGGACCGCTCCCGCCTGGCCCTGTGTGCTCTcgtcttcctctgtctctcctgtAACCCTTTGGCTTCCCTGCTGGGCAGCTGGGGTCTCCCTGGCCCCTTGGATGCCACCAGCACCCACCAGGGTTCTGGACGCAACGTGCTGGGCACTGAAGAGAGAGGTGGGACAGGCCAGCATGGACACCTCTGGCAGAGAG atggccctggctgggcaccgAGGCTGGTACCCCCACTGGTCTGGCTGACTAATGGGCTGCTGGTGCTGGTTTCCTTGGCACTTCTCTTTGTCTATGGAGAGCCAGTCACACGGCCCCACTCGGGTCCTGCCACGCACTTCTGGAGGCATCGCAAGCAGGCTGACCTGGACCTGGCCAGG GGGGACTTTGCCCAGGCTGCCCAGCAGCTGTGGCTGGCACTGCAAGCACTGGGCCGGCCCCCGCCCACCTCCTACCTGGACCTGACCTGTAGCCTGCTCTGGAACCTCATCCGCCACCTGCTGCAGCGTCTCTGGGTGGGCCGCTGGCTGGCAGGTCGGGCTGGCGGCCTGCAAGGGGACTGTGCTCTGCAGGCAGATGCCCGCACCAGTGCCCGAGAGGCGGCCCTTGTGTACCACAAGCTACACCAGCTTCATGCCACGG GGAAGTACACGGGTGGACACCTCACTGCCACCAGCCTGGCGCTGAGTGCAGTGAACCTGGCAGAGTGTGCAGGGGACGCCCTGTCTGTGGCCACACTAGCTGAGATCTACGTGGCTGCTGCCATGACGGTCAAGACCAGTCTCCCGCGGGCCTTGCATTTCCTGACC CGCTTCTTCCTGAGGAGTGCCCGCCAggcctgcctggcacagagcggcTCAGTGCCGCTTGCCATGCAATGGCTCTGCCACCCTGTGGGCCACCGTTTCTTCGTGGATGGGGACTGGGCCGTGAGCAGCCCCCCCAGGGAGAGCCTGTACAGCTCAGCTGGAAACCCAG tgGACCCCTTGGCACAGGTGACTCAGCTATTCCGAGAACATCTCTTGGAGCGAGCACTGAATTGTGTagcccagcccagctccagccctgcaTCAGCTGATGGGGACAG GGAATTCTCAGATGCCCTCGGGTACCTCCAGCTGCTGAACAGCTGTGCAGATGCTGCCGGGGCTCCGGCCTGCACCTTCTCTATTGGTTCCAGCATGGCCACCACCACAG GCACAGACCTGGTGGCCAAGTGGTGGGCCTCGCTGATAGCTGTGGTGACCCACTGGTTGCGGCGGGACGAGGAGGCAGCTGAGCGGCTATACCCACTGGTGGAGTGCCTGCCTCGTGTCCTGCAGGAGTCCAA GAGACCCTTGCCCAGGGCAGCTCTGCACTCCTTCAAGGCTGCCCGGGCCCTGCTGGGCCGTGGGAAGGCAGAGTCTGGCCCGGCCTGCCTGGCCGCCTGTGAGAAGGCCAGTGGGTACCTGCAGGACAGCCTGGCTACCACACCAGTTGGCATCTCCATTGACAAG GCTATGCAGTTGCTCCTCTGTGATCTGCTCCTGGTGGCACGCACGAGTCTgtggctgcagcagcagccatctgcatcaGCCCAGGCCTTGCAGGGCCCCAGCAGTggagccctgccctctgccctcgaGCTGCATGGCTTCCAGCGGGACCTGAGTGGCCTGAGGCGTCTGGCACAGAGCTTCCAGCCTGCCATGCGGAGG GTATTCCTACATGAGGCCACGGCCCGGCTGATGGCAGGGGCCA
- the SREBF1 gene encoding sterol regulatory element-binding protein 1 isoform X1 encodes MDEPPFTETALEQGLAEPCELDAALLTDIEDMLQLINNQDNDFPGLFDPPYAGGGAGGTNPTSPEASSLGSLSPPQVTMSSALEGFLGGAKAIPPLLSPPQPAPTLEMCPSAPAFSPGPGVKEELVPLSVLQPSTPQPLPGTLLPQSFPAPAQFNSTPVLGYPSPPGGFSAGTPPGSTPQPLPGPSGVLPSSLHTQVQGAAPQQLLTATATTTVAPGTNSVTLQIQQVPVLLQPHFIKADSLLLTTMKADTGAPVQATGVGSLATGTAVQTGPLQTLVSGGTILATVPLVVDTDKLPINRLLASGKAPGSSQSRGEKRTAHNAIEKRYRSSINDKIIELKDLVVGTEAKLNKSAVLRKAIDYIHFLQQNNQKLKQENLSLRTAAHKSKSLKDLVSACGRNSDVPMEGIKPEVVDTLSPPPSDAGSPSQSSSSSLGSRSSGSGGSSSDSEPDSPAFEDSQQVKPEQLPSPHSRGMLDRSRLALCALVFLCLSCNPLASLLGSWGLPGPLDATSTHQGSGRNVLGTEERGGTGQHGHLWQRDGPGWAPRLVPPLVWLTNGLLVLVSLALLFVYGEPVTRPHSGPATHFWRHRKQADLDLARGDFAQAAQQLWLALQALGRPPPTSYLDLTCSLLWNLIRHLLQRLWVGRWLAGRAGGLQGDCALQADARTSAREAALVYHKLHQLHATGKYTGGHLTATSLALSAVNLAECAGDALSVATLAEIYVAAAMTVKTSLPRALHFLTRFFLRSARQACLAQSGSVPLAMQWLCHPVGHRFFVDGDWAVSSPPRESLYSSAGNPVDPLAQVTQLFREHLLERALNCVAQPSSSPASADGDREFSDALGYLQLLNSCADAAGAPACTFSIGSSMATTTGTDLVAKWWASLIAVVTHWLRRDEEAAERLYPLVECLPRVLQESKRPLPRAALHSFKAARALLGRGKAESGPACLAACEKASGYLQDSLATTPVGISIDKAMQLLLCDLLLVARTSLWLQQQPSASAQALQGPSSGALPSALELHGFQRDLSGLRRLAQSFQPAMRRVFLHEATARLMAGASPTRTQQLLDRSLRKRASSCGKGGGVELEPRPTLLLASCYLPPCFLSVPGQCGGMLAEAERMLEKLGDRRLLHDCQQMLLRLGGGTTVTSS; translated from the exons ATGGACGAGCCGCCCTTTACCGAGACGGCGTTGGAGCAGGGGCTGGCCGAGCCGTGCGAGCTGGACGCGGCGCTGCTGACTGACATTGAAG ACATGCTTCAGCTCATCAACAACCAAGACAACGACTTCCCTGGCCTGTTTGACCCGCCCtatgctgggggcggggcagggggcaccAACCCCACCAGTCCTGAAGCCAGCTCCCTGGGCAGCTTGTCTCCACCTCAAGTCACTATGAGCTCCGCACTTGAAGGCTTTCTGGGGGGGGCCAAGGCAATACCCCCACTGttgtcccctccccagcctgcacCCACATTGGAGATGTgcccctctgctcctgccttCTCCCCTGGGCCTGGCGTCAAGGAGGAGCTGGTGCCGCTGTCTGTCctgcagccctccaccccacagcccctgccGGGGACCCTCCTGCCCCAGAGCTTTCCAGCCCCAGCGCAGTTCAACTCCACCCCTGTGTTGGGGTACCCCAGCCCTCCTGGAGGCTTTTCTGCAG GGACCCCTCCAGGGAGCACTCCACAGCCACTGCCTGGCCCGTCAGGGGTCCTGCCCTCCTCCTTGCACACCCAGGTTCAGGGTGCAGCCCCCCAGCAGCTGTTGAcagccacagccaccaccacAGTGGCCCCTGGAACAAACAGTGTGACTTTGCAGATCCAGCAGGTCCCG gtgctgctgcagcCCCACTTCATCAAGGCAGACTCGCTGCTCCTGACAACCATGAAGGCAGACACAGGAGCCCCTGTGCAGGCGACCGGAGTTGGCTCCCTGGCCACGGGCACGGCTGTGCAGACCGGACCCTTGCAG ACCCTAGTGAGCGGTGGAACCATCCTGGCGACCGTGCCGCTGGTAGTGGACACTGACAAGCTACCCATCAATCGGCTGCTGGCCAGTGGGAAGGCCCCGGGTTCGTCCCAGAGCCGTGGCGAGAAGCGCACCGCCCACAATGCCATTGAGAAGCGCTACCGTTCCTCCATCAATGACAAGATCATCGAGCTCAAGGACCTGGTAGTGGGCACTGAGGCAAAG CTGAATAAATCTGCAGTCTTGCGCAAGGCCATTGACTACATTCACTTTCTACAACAGAACAACCAGAAACTCAAGCAGGAGAACTTGAGTCTGCGTACTGCTGCCCACAAAAGCA AATCTCTGAAGGATCTGGTGTCTGCTTGTGGCAGGAACTCTGATGTGCCCATGGAGGGCATAAAGCCTGAGGTGGTGGACACACTGAGCCCACCACCTTCGGACGCCGGCTCACCCTCCCAGAGCAGCTCCTCGTCCCTTGGCAGCAGGAGTagtggcagtggtggcagcagcagtgaCTCGGAGCCCGACAGCCCAGCCTTCGAGGACAGCCAG CAGGTGAAGCCAGAGCAGCTGCCATCCCCCCATAGCCGGGGCATGTTGGACCGCTCCCGCCTGGCCCTGTGTGCTCTcgtcttcctctgtctctcctgtAACCCTTTGGCTTCCCTGCTGGGCAGCTGGGGTCTCCCTGGCCCCTTGGATGCCACCAGCACCCACCAGGGTTCTGGACGCAACGTGCTGGGCACTGAAGAGAGAGGTGGGACAGGCCAGCATGGACACCTCTGGCAGAGAG atggccctggctgggcaccgAGGCTGGTACCCCCACTGGTCTGGCTGACTAATGGGCTGCTGGTGCTGGTTTCCTTGGCACTTCTCTTTGTCTATGGAGAGCCAGTCACACGGCCCCACTCGGGTCCTGCCACGCACTTCTGGAGGCATCGCAAGCAGGCTGACCTGGACCTGGCCAGG GGGGACTTTGCCCAGGCTGCCCAGCAGCTGTGGCTGGCACTGCAAGCACTGGGCCGGCCCCCGCCCACCTCCTACCTGGACCTGACCTGTAGCCTGCTCTGGAACCTCATCCGCCACCTGCTGCAGCGTCTCTGGGTGGGCCGCTGGCTGGCAGGTCGGGCTGGCGGCCTGCAAGGGGACTGTGCTCTGCAGGCAGATGCCCGCACCAGTGCCCGAGAGGCGGCCCTTGTGTACCACAAGCTACACCAGCTTCATGCCACGG GGAAGTACACGGGTGGACACCTCACTGCCACCAGCCTGGCGCTGAGTGCAGTGAACCTGGCAGAGTGTGCAGGGGACGCCCTGTCTGTGGCCACACTAGCTGAGATCTACGTGGCTGCTGCCATGACGGTCAAGACCAGTCTCCCGCGGGCCTTGCATTTCCTGACC CGCTTCTTCCTGAGGAGTGCCCGCCAggcctgcctggcacagagcggcTCAGTGCCGCTTGCCATGCAATGGCTCTGCCACCCTGTGGGCCACCGTTTCTTCGTGGATGGGGACTGGGCCGTGAGCAGCCCCCCCAGGGAGAGCCTGTACAGCTCAGCTGGAAACCCAG tgGACCCCTTGGCACAGGTGACTCAGCTATTCCGAGAACATCTCTTGGAGCGAGCACTGAATTGTGTagcccagcccagctccagccctgcaTCAGCTGATGGGGACAG GGAATTCTCAGATGCCCTCGGGTACCTCCAGCTGCTGAACAGCTGTGCAGATGCTGCCGGGGCTCCGGCCTGCACCTTCTCTATTGGTTCCAGCATGGCCACCACCACAG GCACAGACCTGGTGGCCAAGTGGTGGGCCTCGCTGATAGCTGTGGTGACCCACTGGTTGCGGCGGGACGAGGAGGCAGCTGAGCGGCTATACCCACTGGTGGAGTGCCTGCCTCGTGTCCTGCAGGAGTCCAA GAGACCCTTGCCCAGGGCAGCTCTGCACTCCTTCAAGGCTGCCCGGGCCCTGCTGGGCCGTGGGAAGGCAGAGTCTGGCCCGGCCTGCCTGGCCGCCTGTGAGAAGGCCAGTGGGTACCTGCAGGACAGCCTGGCTACCACACCAGTTGGCATCTCCATTGACAAG GCTATGCAGTTGCTCCTCTGTGATCTGCTCCTGGTGGCACGCACGAGTCTgtggctgcagcagcagccatctgcatcaGCCCAGGCCTTGCAGGGCCCCAGCAGTggagccctgccctctgccctcgaGCTGCATGGCTTCCAGCGGGACCTGAGTGGCCTGAGGCGTCTGGCACAGAGCTTCCAGCCTGCCATGCGGAGG GTATTCCTACATGAGGCCACGGCCCGGCTGATGGCAGGGGCCA